The Nitrospirota bacterium nucleotide sequence TATAAGATTTCCAGCACCTTTCGCCATTGCAGTAAAAGATAATAGGGGTATTTTTGTCGCCAGGGAGTTTGCTGAGATCCAGTTTGTCAACACCAGGGTCGAAATTCACACTCTTCTCACTCTTTTCTTTATACGGTAGACCGACTGCACCTGGTACGTGGCCTTCTGAGTATTCGAGTTCATTTCTTACATCGAAGACCTTTGCTTTGCCAGCAAGCAATTTTTTACACTCTTCGGCAGATATAATTTTAGCCCCTGCCAACTTATCCGGGGTTAGGGGGTTTTCTGCATACACCAAGCTTAGCGGGCTGCAGATAATAAAGAGGGCTATCAC carries:
- a CDS encoding rhodanese-like domain-containing protein, whose protein sequence is MRKLIMLPVIALFIICSPLSLVYAENPLTPDKLAGAKIISAEECKKLLAGKAKVFDVRNELEYSEGHVPGAVGLPYKEKSEKSVNFDPGVDKLDLSKLPGDKNTPIIFYCNGERCWKSYKSSVAAMKAGYKNVHWFRGGIPEWTAKGFPIEK